The Hippoglossus stenolepis isolate QCI-W04-F060 chromosome 11, HSTE1.2, whole genome shotgun sequence genome includes a window with the following:
- the dipk1aa gene encoding divergent protein kinase domain 1A, translated as MAKGLFPRAWVKKSFYFQARISFVRVKYLFLTWLTVLVGSWVLYVQYSAYTEVCRGHECKNAICDQYRKGIIDGSACSSLCDKETLYLSRCQSMLPNNQVYTGSWGDHDGIIRCKLGEVLHYELGEEPEPRRETPVFDKPTKGTSVEKFKEMVFNHLKSKLGEQANLASLVSQILSVADGNRDGRVSLPEARSTWALLQMDEVLLGLLLQDRGHTPRLMGYCGDLYMTERVPYGPLYGLSLPWPLVSWVPSSLQRTMDQWFTPSWPRKAKISMGLLELVEDIFHGTYGSFLICDLSAAHFGYTDRHEIRLTNTGAVVSEDEFRRTMRVLKCETDADCVYGVDCRTSCNVSEKRCREEPIQPNLAKACGALKDYILRGAPSAMREELERQLYACMALKGNAGQMNMEHSLILNNLKALLWRQISHTKDS; from the exons GCTCGAATCTCCTTCGTTCGAGTGAAGTACTTGTTCCTTACATGGCTGACCGTGCTGGTGGGGAGCTGGGTACTGTACGTGCAATACTCCGCCTACACAGAGGTGTGCAGAGGACACGAGTGCAAGAATGCCATT tGTGATCAATACAGGAAGGGGATCATCGATGGCTCTGCCTGCAGCAGTCTGTGTGACAAAGAAACCCTATATTTGAGCAGGTGTCAGTCAATGCTGCCAAACAACCAG GTATACACAGGAAGCTGGGGAGACCATGACGGAATCATCCGCTGTAAGCTGGGGGAGGTTTTGCACTACGAGCTGGGCGAGGAGCCGGAGCCTCGGAGGGAGACACCAGTGTTCGACAAGCCCACTAAAGGCACATCAGTGGAGAAGTTCAAAGAAATGGTTTTCAATCACCTCAAG TCTAAGCTTGGAGAGCAGGCCAACCTCGCCAGCCTCGTCAGCCAGATCCTGTCTGTCGCCGATGGCAACAGAGACGGACGGGTGTCGCTGCCAGAGGCTCGCTCCACGTGGGCCCTCCTGCAGATGGACGAG GTGCTGCTGGGCCTGCTGCTCCAGGACCGTGGACACACTCCTCGCCTCATGGGCTACTGCGGGGACCTGTACATGACAGAGCGAGTCCCCTACGGGCCCCTGTACGGTTTGTCTCTACCATGGCCGCTGGTGTCCTGGGTGCCGAGCAGTTTGCAGCGCACGATGGACCAGTGGTTCACGCCTTCTTGGCCTCGCAAAGCCAAGATATCCATGGGTCTGCTGGAGCTGGTAGAGGATATCTTCCACGGCACATACGGCAGCTTCCTGATCTGCGACCTCTCCGCCGCACACTTCGGTTACACTGACCGCCACGAGATCCGTCTCACCAACACCGGAGCCGTTGTTTCTGAGGACGAGTTCAGACGCACCATGCGTGTGCTGAAGTGCGAGACAGATGCTGACTGCGTGTACGGGGTGGACTGCCGGACATCATGCAACGTGTCGGAGAAGCGGTGCAGGGAGGAGCCCATCCAGCCAAACTTGGCGAAAGCATGCGGTGCACTTAAGGACTACATCCTGCGCGGGGCGCCGTCAGCGATGAGGGAGGAACTGGAGAGGCAGTTGTACGCCTGTATGGCTCTGAAGGGTAACGCTGGACAGATGAACATGGAGCACTCGCTAATCCTCAACAACCTGAAAGCTCTGCTGTGGAGACAGATCTCTCACACCAAGGACTCGTGA